From the genome of Antennarius striatus isolate MH-2024 chromosome 19, ASM4005453v1, whole genome shotgun sequence, one region includes:
- the LOC137613840 gene encoding trace amine-associated receptor 1-like, producing the protein METKSFGNRSDDDLEDTFLCNNTTNDVAAVNTMYLFLTFLGLLSVFIMCGNLLVIISIIYFRQLRTPTNYLILSLAVADLLVGVLVLPLSIVSLIICGHLQNVICKLRGCFDIILCTCSILNLCSISVDRYYAVCQPLKYRAKVNIHVIMIMILLSWTVSALNGIIITILGVNQENSNMKKCVLFKNASSAILGTFSSFFLPAFIMSMIYVKILTEAQKQTRSIQNTTSQLTKTERKMERKATKTLAIIMGVFIVCWSPFFLSVAFNSLSHYKIPVPLIEAFKWLGWSNSMLNPFVYGFFYRWFRTAFRMIISGKIFQADLTNSKLH; encoded by the coding sequence ATGGAAACTAAATCCTTTGGCAACAGGTCTGATGATGATCTTGAGGACACATTTCTGTGTAATAATACAACAAATGACGTAGCAGCAGTGAACACCATGTACTTATTTTTGACTTTCCTTGGGTTGTTGTCTGTTTTCATAATGTGTGGAAACCTTCTTGTAATAATCTCAATCATTTACTTCCGACAGCTTCGTACTCCAACAAACTATCTCATCCTCTCTCTTGCTGTAGCTGATCTGCTTGTTGGTGTTTTAGTTTTACCTTTAAGCATAGTATCTCTGATCATTTGTGGGCATCTTCAGAATGTGATCTGTAAATTAAGAGGTTGCTTTGATATCATTTTATGCACATGTTCTATTTTGAACTTGTGCTCTATTTCTGTTGACAGATATTACGCTGTGTGTCAGCCTCTGAAATACAGAGCTAAAGTAAATATCCATGTAATTATGATCATGATCCTGCTAAGCTGGACTGTTTCTGCTCTGAATGGaataattattacaattttGGGAGTGAACCAAGAAAACTCTAATATGAAAAAATGTGtcttatttaaaaatgcaagtTCAGCAATTTTGGGAACATTTTCGAGCTTCTTTCTCCCAGCTTTCATAATGTCCATGATTTACGTCAAGATTCTGACAGaggcacagaaacagacacGCAGCATCCAAAACACAACCTCTCAGTTAACGAAGACtgaaagaaagatggagagaaaggcCACTAAAACTCTGGCTATTATAATGGGAGTTTTTATCGTATGTTggtctcctttttttctttctgttgcctTTAATTCGTTGAGTCATTATAAAATACCAGTTCCTCTGATTGAAGCCTTCAAGTGGCTGGGATGGTCAAATTCAATGCTCAACCCATTTGTTTATGGTTTCTTTTACAGATGGTTTCGAACAGCTTTCAGAATGATCATTTCGGGTAAAATATTTCAAGCTGATCTCACTAATTCCAAACTCCACTGA